One Rhodobacteraceae bacterium M385 genomic region harbors:
- a CDS encoding amidohydrolase, translating into MKTLLTNAWIIAVDAAMTEHPRGWLLIEDGKIAALGDGTPPDAPGAEVRDMGGDIVMPGMVNPHCHMAMSLFRGLGEDVDDRLFRYMLPLERKFVSPQMVRAGSALSALEMIMGGVTCVADMYYHETEVADVIGASGMRGVVGQTLADFDPPDHRDFDEGFALCDALADHCADMPLVTASIAPHAPYSTGMAVLERVVDWHEAHPETRIQIHLAETEPEAAWAMKTHGKSTTAVCEQAGLLKPGTIAAHCLLVDDADIATLARTGTRVAHNARSNGKAGRGMARVDDMRRAGIPVGIATDGPMSGNTLDLFSQFGVVSIFAKVLGGSRKPLPTRDVIRMATLEGAQVLGLDDVTGSLEVGKQADLIRVDLSAPRMQPIYDPYSVLVFATKPDDVRDVMVAGNWLMRDRLVETLEPAAVLADANQVAGQFRSEIAAIDAARAAKE; encoded by the coding sequence ATGAAAACCCTTCTGACAAACGCATGGATCATCGCGGTGGACGCCGCGATGACCGAGCACCCACGCGGCTGGCTCCTGATCGAGGACGGCAAGATCGCCGCCCTCGGCGACGGCACCCCGCCCGACGCGCCGGGCGCTGAGGTCCGCGATATGGGTGGCGATATCGTCATGCCGGGCATGGTGAACCCCCATTGCCACATGGCCATGTCCCTATTCCGTGGCCTCGGCGAAGATGTGGACGACCGCCTGTTCCGCTACATGCTGCCGCTGGAACGCAAGTTCGTGTCGCCCCAGATGGTCCGCGCTGGCTCTGCCCTATCGGCGTTGGAAATGATTATGGGCGGCGTCACTTGCGTCGCCGATATGTACTACCACGAAACCGAGGTGGCCGATGTCATTGGCGCATCGGGTATGCGCGGCGTTGTCGGGCAAACGCTGGCCGATTTCGATCCCCCCGATCACCGCGATTTTGACGAAGGCTTTGCCCTGTGTGACGCGCTGGCCGATCATTGCGCCGACATGCCCCTTGTAACCGCCTCCATCGCGCCGCACGCGCCCTATTCAACGGGAATGGCGGTGCTGGAACGGGTCGTGGATTGGCACGAAGCCCACCCCGAGACGCGCATCCAAATCCATCTGGCCGAGACCGAGCCAGAGGCCGCTTGGGCCATGAAAACTCACGGCAAAAGCACCACCGCTGTTTGCGAGCAAGCGGGCCTGCTGAAACCTGGCACCATCGCCGCCCATTGCCTTCTGGTGGATGATGCCGACATTGCGACGCTGGCGCGCACCGGCACGCGCGTGGCCCATAACGCGCGCTCCAACGGCAAGGCGGGGCGCGGCATGGCGAGGGTCGATGACATGCGCCGCGCGGGCATTCCCGTGGGCATCGCCACCGATGGCCCGATGAGCGGTAACACCCTCGATCTGTTCTCTCAATTCGGAGTGGTGTCGATCTTTGCCAAGGTTCTTGGCGGCTCTCGCAAGCCATTGCCCACCCGCGATGTGATCCGCATGGCGACCCTGGAGGGCGCGCAGGTTCTGGGCCTTGATGATGTCACCGGGTCGCTGGAAGTCGGCAAGCAAGCCGACCTGATCCGCGTGGACCTGTCTGCGCCGCGAATGCAGCCGATCTACGATCCCTATTCCGTCCTCGTGTTTGCCACCAAGCCCGATGATGTGCGCGACGTGATGGTCGCGGGCAACTGGCTGATGCGCGACCGCCTTGTCGAAACACTGGAGCCTGCCGCCGTGTTGGCCGATGCCAACCAAGTCGCCGGTCAGTTCCGTTCCGAAATCGCCGCCATTGATGCGGCCCGAGCCGCGAAAGAGTAA